One part of the Prosthecobacter vanneervenii genome encodes these proteins:
- a CDS encoding RNA ligase family protein, translated as MESITLYFREGPSDKVYQASIAPKDDGYHVHFAYGRRGATLNTGSKTQTPVAYSIAKDIYDKLIREKMAKGYKPGAEGVVTPPPESPNKHTSIHCQLLNPLHEQQLDQMLLNPDYWMQEKLDGRRLLIKKDGDQITGINRLGFPTAIPETIAHDAAQYPRDFLLDGEAVGDTFHAFDLLTIGSEDMRPLGFAVRYLRMRDMLNAFDHPHIRLVEVIFPCETADRLQEFKREGKEGVVFKHKDAPYSPGRPNSGGSQLKYKFHETASFIVTKVNGKRSVSLILFDGEKVRQAGNVTIPPNHDVPEPGTVVECRYLYAFKESGSIYQPVYLGARPDIRAAECTTSQLKYKAETDT; from the coding sequence ATGGAAAGCATCACTTTGTATTTCCGCGAAGGCCCTTCCGACAAAGTGTACCAAGCCAGCATCGCTCCCAAGGATGATGGTTATCACGTGCACTTCGCCTATGGCCGTCGCGGTGCCACCCTCAACACCGGCAGCAAAACGCAAACGCCTGTCGCCTACTCGATTGCCAAGGACATCTACGACAAATTGATCCGGGAGAAAATGGCGAAGGGCTACAAGCCCGGAGCTGAAGGTGTTGTCACCCCACCCCCGGAATCCCCCAACAAGCACACCAGCATTCATTGCCAGCTCCTCAATCCCCTGCATGAGCAGCAGCTCGACCAGATGCTGCTCAATCCGGACTACTGGATGCAGGAGAAACTCGACGGACGCCGGCTGCTGATCAAAAAGGACGGCGACCAGATCACCGGCATCAACCGCCTGGGATTCCCCACAGCTATCCCAGAAACCATCGCCCACGATGCCGCCCAATACCCCCGCGACTTCCTCCTCGATGGCGAAGCAGTGGGAGACACCTTCCATGCCTTCGACCTGCTCACCATCGGCTCCGAGGACATGCGTCCTTTGGGCTTCGCGGTGCGCTATTTGCGGATGCGCGACATGCTCAATGCCTTTGATCATCCGCACATCCGCTTGGTCGAGGTCATCTTCCCGTGTGAAACGGCTGACCGCCTCCAAGAGTTCAAGCGGGAAGGAAAGGAAGGCGTGGTGTTCAAACACAAGGACGCACCGTACAGTCCCGGTCGTCCCAACAGCGGCGGCAGCCAGCTCAAATACAAGTTCCACGAAACCGCCTCGTTCATCGTCACCAAGGTGAACGGCAAGCGCAGCGTCTCGTTGATCTTGTTTGACGGCGAGAAAGTGCGCCAGGCTGGCAACGTCACCATTCCACCCAACCACGATGTCCCTGAACCGGGCACCGTGGTGGAGTGCCGCTACTTGTACGCATTCAAGGAATCCGGCAGCATCTACCAGCCGGTTTACTTGGGAGCACGTCCAGACATTCGCGCCGCCGAATGCACCACCTCCCAGCTCAAATACAAAGCTGAGACGGATACCTGA
- a CDS encoding RecB family exonuclease, whose amino-acid sequence MNTTAASPPERSEQDVITALQETVSASRLSLFLQCRLKFYFRYVLKLKKPKTASLHLGNAVHAVLKAWNKARWVQQPLSLKVVHETYLAAWADDTEGSVDWEPGEEEADKTTGWRLLDTYLRESHMPAAIKPDAVEVPVEADLQQHGLPRLIGILDLVQHRQIIDYKTSATTPNADKVAHTTEIQTCSYAILYRHNTGAQETGMQLHHLVKLKNPKVVITTLPPMSPGQETRLFRQMEAYLEGLQRRDFIPSPGMHCSSCEFYNECRRWH is encoded by the coding sequence ATGAACACGACAGCTGCCTCACCACCAGAGCGCAGCGAGCAGGACGTCATCACCGCATTGCAGGAAACGGTGTCAGCTTCCCGGCTGTCACTGTTCCTGCAATGCCGGCTGAAGTTCTACTTCCGTTACGTGCTCAAGCTCAAGAAGCCCAAGACAGCCTCGCTCCATCTCGGTAACGCGGTTCACGCCGTGTTGAAGGCCTGGAACAAGGCACGCTGGGTGCAGCAGCCGCTCTCGCTCAAGGTGGTCCACGAGACCTACCTGGCAGCCTGGGCGGACGACACCGAAGGATCTGTCGATTGGGAACCCGGGGAGGAGGAGGCCGATAAAACCACCGGCTGGCGCCTGCTCGACACCTACCTGCGTGAAAGTCATATGCCTGCCGCCATTAAACCCGACGCCGTGGAAGTCCCGGTAGAGGCCGATTTGCAGCAGCATGGGCTGCCCCGCCTGATCGGCATCCTTGATCTGGTGCAGCACCGCCAGATTATCGACTACAAGACCAGCGCCACCACTCCCAACGCTGACAAGGTCGCCCACACCACGGAAATCCAAACCTGCAGCTACGCCATCCTGTACCGCCACAACACAGGCGCGCAGGAAACAGGCATGCAACTGCATCACCTGGTCAAACTCAAGAACCCCAAGGTGGTCATCACCACGCTGCCTCCCATGAGCCCTGGCCAGGAAACCCGGCTGTTCAGGCAAATGGAGGCCTACCTCGAAGGATTGCAGCGCCGCGACTTCATCCCTTCGCCTGGGATGCACTGCTCAAGCTGCGAATTCTATAACGAATGCCGCCGCTGGCATTGA
- a CDS encoding CPBP family glutamic-type intramembrane protease, whose amino-acid sequence MQAASPGSSPALPKVLLYVITVMVGGALLSVPLFHFGRAAQAWLSASSIYDLGIVKWLLSEIQRAQFTRYFNRAVLVCALAFIWPFMRWVRLERSLLPAWRPFSTGIRQWALCFLLAAGPLLMLGFIFLKSGAYQLRLDPRWWRLGEPITGALGAGIVEEFFFRGLLLGLLLRTMKETRAVLSLTFVFALVHFLKPPEGWQISDADVTWSSGFLVLRQIAAGFGDVQFLLAEFATLFAVGWVIARVRMQTGALWAGMGLHGGWVFGLKYFSSLTSYAGGWLPWIGANLKVGLMPLCTVLLTGLVASHLLRTR is encoded by the coding sequence ATGCAAGCCGCCAGCCCCGGCAGTTCCCCTGCCCTGCCCAAAGTACTTCTCTACGTCATCACTGTCATGGTCGGTGGCGCGCTGCTTTCCGTGCCGCTCTTTCATTTTGGCAGGGCAGCCCAGGCCTGGCTCTCAGCCTCCTCCATATACGATCTCGGCATCGTCAAATGGCTGCTCTCGGAGATCCAGCGCGCGCAGTTCACCCGCTATTTTAACCGCGCCGTGCTCGTCTGCGCCCTCGCCTTCATCTGGCCCTTCATGCGCTGGGTCCGCCTGGAGCGCTCCCTCCTGCCCGCCTGGCGGCCTTTCAGCACCGGCATCAGGCAGTGGGCGCTTTGCTTTTTGCTCGCAGCCGGGCCGCTGCTCATGCTAGGATTCATCTTCCTCAAAAGCGGCGCCTATCAGCTCCGTCTTGATCCACGCTGGTGGCGGCTCGGAGAGCCCATCACCGGCGCTCTCGGCGCAGGCATCGTGGAGGAGTTCTTCTTCCGCGGCCTTCTGCTGGGCCTGCTGCTGCGCACCATGAAGGAGACCAGGGCCGTCCTCTCCCTCACCTTTGTCTTTGCGCTCGTCCACTTCCTCAAGCCGCCGGAGGGCTGGCAGATCAGCGATGCAGACGTCACCTGGAGCAGCGGTTTCCTCGTCCTGCGCCAGATTGCTGCCGGGTTTGGAGATGTTCAGTTTCTGCTGGCTGAATTCGCCACCCTCTTCGCCGTCGGCTGGGTCATTGCACGCGTGCGCATGCAGACTGGCGCGCTCTGGGCCGGCATGGGCCTCCATGGCGGCTGGGTATTTGGCCTGAAATACTTCAGCTCCCTCACCAGCTATGCCGGAGGCTGGCTGCCCTGGATCGGTGCCAATCTCAAGGTGGGCCTCATGCCCCTCTGCACCGTCCTGCTCACCGGCTTGGTCGCATCTCATCTGCTGCGCACGCGATAA